Part of the Leptolyngbya sp. FACHB-261 genome, ACACAGCATCAGGCTCAAATGAGAACAGAAATTCAGCCTGTTCGCCTTCGCTCTGCCCCAACACCATCACTGCCCAGAGATTGTGGCTCAGGACCAGGCAGAACCGCTCTGTCGATAGTGGGTCCGCCGGTAGCAAGGGCACAGTTTGGTTGGGTGCGTTTGTATCCAGGTTTGGGGTTGGGGGTTCTGGCTCCGGCCTTTGACCATCGGCTGGCATCAAAGCCAAAAAACTAGAGAGGTCTGGCGCAAACTGCCAGGTTTCTAGACCTGGAAAGCTAGACCAGTCCAGACCAGCACTGCTCAACACCAAACCATTGGCAGGAATCTGCTCACGTACAAGGTCAGCCAGCGCTGTAGTCGCCAGCAGCCAGGCAGGTTCGCCTGTTGCTAACTCTGGCAGAGTCTCCGGCTCAGTTACTCCCCCTCGTAAGATTTCGCGCAGCGTTGGTAGCAACCAATGGTCCATGATTCAGTAACGCAGAGGGTCTTTTCTGAAGCTTCTACGTGACTTGCTTTCCTCCTCCTTGAGGTTATCTGTACCAGAAAGATAATAGAGTCGTAAAACCGAACCCTAGGGTTAGCGATTGCCCACAGCTACTATTGCCCACAGCTACTAATTAACCCACGCCTGAACCCACAGCATCAGCTCGGGCGTCCGCTTCCCATCAGATAGAGCAAGGCCATCCGCACTGCTACGCCACTGGTCACTTGCGCATCGATCAAACTGAGGCGTGGATCATCCATCAAATCCGAACTAATTTCAACACCGCGATTGACGGGACCGGGATGGAGAGCTTTCACATCCGGCGCACAGTGCTTCAGGCGCTCTCGAGTCAAGCCATAGAGGCGATGGTACTCCCGCAAACTGGGGATGAGATGGGCACTCATACGTTCCTGCTGTAGCCGCAGAGTCATCACAAAGTCCGCTCCCTCCAGTGCAGGAGCCAGAGTCCAGTGCAATTGAACACCCGGCCAGTGGCCAAATTGTGAGGGCAGGAGCGTGGGCGGTGCAGCCAGGTGGACCTGGGCTCCGCTAGCTGTGAGGCTCCAGAGATTGGAACGGGCAACCCGAGAATGCAAAATATCCCCAACGATGGCGATCTTTTTGCCCTTGAGCAAGCCGATGTGGGGAACGTCATGATCTAGCAAACTGCACAGCGTAAACAAGTCCAGCAAAGCCTGGCTGGGGTGCTCGTGCCGACCATCCCCCGCATTGAGCACTCCCACACTCCGGCCCGCTTCAGTACTCAGCCGGTCCATCGCCTCGGCAATAATCTGAGGCACACCGGCTTCGCGATGCCGGATCACCATGAGGTCAGTGCCCATCGCCAAAAATGTCTTGGCAGTGTCCAAAATCGTCTCACCTTTGGTGAGCGAAGAGGTTCCAGGCGCAAAGTTGAGTGTGTCTGCGGATAGACGCTTGGCTGCTAATTCAAAACTGTTGCGGGTGCGTGTAGAGGACTCGAAAAACAGATTTGCCACCA contains:
- a CDS encoding aspartate carbamoyltransferase catalytic subunit; the protein is MTSTWNRHHVLSLETFTPEEYDIVLQTAASFREVLSRRTKKVPALQGQVVANLFFESSTRTRNSFELAAKRLSADTLNFAPGTSSLTKGETILDTAKTFLAMGTDLMVIRHREAGVPQIIAEAMDRLSTEAGRSVGVLNAGDGRHEHPSQALLDLFTLCSLLDHDVPHIGLLKGKKIAIVGDILHSRVARSNLWSLTASGAQVHLAAPPTLLPSQFGHWPGVQLHWTLAPALEGADFVMTLRLQQERMSAHLIPSLREYHRLYGLTRERLKHCAPDVKALHPGPVNRGVEISSDLMDDPRLSLIDAQVTSGVAVRMALLYLMGSGRPS